In Alteromonas sp. RKMC-009, the genomic stretch GATTTCGATCCGCAGAATGACGACTTCGATACCCTGATCACTAAGTTTAAAGCTGGTCTGGAAAAGTATCGTGAAGATTACACGGCATATTACGAAGCCTGTAAACGTGAAGATTCTCCGGCTATGCGTGACCCGAGCCCGACGGTTGTACTGATTCCGGGTGTAGGCATGATTGCCTGGGGCAAGAACAAGAGTGAATCCCGCGTTACTGCAGAATTCTATAACTGTGCTATTGAAGTAATGCGTGGTGCAGAAGCGATTTCTGAATATACCGCGCTGCCAGCTCAGGAAGCGTTTGATATTGAATACTGGGCGTTAGAAGAAGCAAAACTTCAGCGAATGCCGGCAGAAGCGCCACTGGCCCGCGACGTGGTTGTAGTGATTGGTGCCGGTGACGGTATCGGTAAAGCGACAGCGCACCGTGTTGCTAAAGAAGGTGCCCACGTAGTGTGTGCAGACCTTAACCTTGAGAACGCACAGCGCACCGCGAAAGAACTTACTGATAAATATGGTCAGGGAATTGGTGTAGCCGGTACAGGGATTTCTGCCTGTGGCCCGGCTGTAGCACTTCAGGCTGACATCACTAAACGTGAAACCGTGGAAGAGTTGTTCACACAGGTACTGCTGGCGTATGGCGGTCTGGATAAAGTGATTGTGACTGCGGGTGTATTCATCGCAGAAGGCGCAGACATGGCGAAGAACGATCAAATCTTCGACCTGAGCTTTGGCGTGAATGTGAAAGGCGGTTATGTGGTTGGCTCAACGGCTCAGAAAATCTGGGAAGCGCAGGGCCTGAAAGGCGCACTGGTACTGACTACCAGCGTGAATGCAGCCGTATCGAAGAAAGGTTCTCTGGCGTACGACACCAGTAAAGCTGCGGCAAACCATCTGGTTCGCGAACTGGCGGTTACCTTGTCACCGCTGGTCAACGTAAATGCACTGGCACCGGCAACAGTTGTGCAGGGCAGTAACATGTTCCCGAGAGACCGCGTGATTTCATCACTGACCAAGTACGATATTGCTCATGATGAAAGTGAAAGCACGGAAGAATTACGTAACAAGCTGGCGCAATTCTATGCACAGCGCACGTTAACCAAACAACCTATCACACCGGATGATCAAGCCGAGGCGGCCTATCTTCTTGTATCCGGTCAAC encodes the following:
- a CDS encoding bifunctional rhamnulose-1-phosphate aldolase/short-chain dehydrogenase, producing the protein MPYQPDEYKHVKYLWEDEVADKLDPVENLVYRSNKLGEDQRITNTGGGNTSAKLMEKDPLTGEETEVLWVKGSGGDLRTSKKENFSSLYQDKLNALDGVYQDYSDKGYKSAGEDRMVGMFKHCNFCLNPRASSIDTPLHSMIDEKHVDHLHPNAVISVASCKAQKELTEVIWGGKLAYVPWMRPGWEAAKLCEDTYAASPDIWGILLGQHGHTNWSSESKSCYETSLWVIETAARYIEEHDKGEMTFGGQKYQSLDDAARTDLLKDFLPVARGLLSNKVKFIGTVQTDDATLRFVNSVDAPRLAELGTSCPDHFLRTKIKPLFVDFDPQNDDFDTLITKFKAGLEKYREDYTAYYEACKREDSPAMRDPSPTVVLIPGVGMIAWGKNKSESRVTAEFYNCAIEVMRGAEAISEYTALPAQEAFDIEYWALEEAKLQRMPAEAPLARDVVVVIGAGDGIGKATAHRVAKEGAHVVCADLNLENAQRTAKELTDKYGQGIGVAGTGISACGPAVALQADITKRETVEELFTQVLLAYGGLDKVIVTAGVFIAEGADMAKNDQIFDLSFGVNVKGGYVVGSTAQKIWEAQGLKGALVLTTSVNAAVSKKGSLAYDTSKAAANHLVRELAVTLSPLVNVNALAPATVVQGSNMFPRDRVISSLTKYDIAHDESESTEELRNKLAQFYAQRTLTKQPITPDDQAEAAYLLVSGQLSKTTGQVISVDGGLHEAFLR